The Clostridia bacterium genome includes a region encoding these proteins:
- the rplV gene encoding 50S ribosomal protein L22, whose amino-acid sequence MATRQREKAKMRKETDDKRPRAIARYVRIAPRKVKIVVDLLRGKTVDDALAIVRNTPKAASSVMEKLIKSAVANAENNQGMDGSNLYISEVFVNEGPTLKRFRPRAMGRASRIRKRTSHITVILDELS is encoded by the coding sequence ATGGCTACCAGACAGAGAGAAAAAGCAAAGATGCGTAAGGAAACTGACGATAAAAGGCCTAGAGCCATTGCTAGATATGTAAGGATAGCTCCTAGAAAAGTGAAAATTGTTGTTGATTTATTGAGAGGCAAGACAGTAGATGATGCATTAGCAATCGTGAGGAATACTCCAAAAGCAGCATCCAGTGTGATGGAGAAGTTAATCAAATCGGCTGTTGCAAATGCTGAAAACAATCAGGGAATGGACGGCAGCAATTTATATATATCGGAAGTATTTGTTAATGAAGGACCTACATTGAAAAGATTTAGGCCAAGAGCGATGGGAAGAGCATCCAGGATAAGAAAAAGAACAAGTCATATAACGGTGATATTAGATGAATTATCGTAG
- the rpsH gene encoding 30S ribosomal protein S8 has product MAVIDPIADMLTRIRNAIVAKHEVINIPASNEKRTIGQILLDEGYIKGLENIDDNKQGILKITLKYGRDNQKIISGLKRISKPGLRVYVKKDELPKVLGGLGIAIISTSKGIMTDKEARKLGLGGEVLCYIW; this is encoded by the coding sequence ATGGCTGTTATAGATCCAATTGCTGATATGCTAACCCGTATAAGAAATGCTATAGTTGCGAAACATGAAGTTATAAACATTCCGGCCTCCAATGAGAAGAGGACTATAGGTCAGATATTATTAGATGAAGGATATATCAAAGGCCTTGAAAATATAGATGATAACAAACAAGGTATACTAAAAATTACTTTAAAGTATGGAAGAGATAATCAAAAAATCATATCAGGACTAAAAAGGATAAGCAAGCCTGGTTTAAGGGTATATGTAAAAAAAGATGAGCTTCCTAAAGTTTTAGGAGGTTTGGGTATAGCAATCATATCAACATCCAAAGGTATAATGACCGACAAAGAAGCAAGAAAGCTTGGTTTGGGTGGAGAAGTTCTTTGCTATATCTGGTAG
- the rpsQ gene encoding 30S ribosomal protein S17: MQERGSRKVRIGRVVSDKMDKTIVVAIETRGKHKLYKKTLKITKKLKAHDEQNQCREGDIVKVMETRPLSKDKRWRLVEIIEKAK; this comes from the coding sequence ATGCAAGAGAGAGGAAGCAGAAAGGTACGTATCGGTAGAGTAGTAAGTGATAAAATGGATAAAACAATTGTTGTTGCCATTGAAACAAGGGGTAAGCACAAATTATATAAAAAGACTTTGAAGATCACCAAAAAATTGAAGGCTCATGATGAACAAAATCAATGCCGTGAAGGTGATATTGTAAAAGTTATGGAAACAAGGCCATTGAGCAAGGATAAAAGATGGAGACTAGTCGAGATAATAGAAAAAGCGAAATGA
- a CDS encoding type Z 30S ribosomal protein S14, translating to MAKKALIEKQRKKQKYSTREYNRCRICGRPHAYLRKFGICRICFRELAYKGEIPGLRKSSW from the coding sequence GTGGCTAAAAAGGCTTTAATAGAAAAGCAGCGAAAAAAGCAGAAATATAGCACAAGAGAGTATAACAGATGCCGTATTTGCGGAAGGCCTCACGCCTATTTAAGGAAATTTGGAATCTGTCGTATATGTTTTAGAGAATTAGCTTATAAGGGAGAGATCCCTGGCCTAAGAAAATCCAGTTGGTAG
- the rplR gene encoding 50S ribosomal protein L18: MIKKIHRNKDRKIRHARNRKKISGTSERPRFNVFKSLNHVYAQIINDETGETLVSASTLETEIKQKANSNCNIEAAKMVGSRIAEKALEKGINKVVFDRGGYIYHGKVKALADAAREKGLDF, from the coding sequence TTGATTAAGAAGATACACAGAAATAAGGACAGAAAAATAAGACATGCGAGAAACAGGAAAAAAATAAGCGGGACTTCTGAAAGACCAAGATTTAATGTCTTTAAGAGCCTAAATCATGTGTATGCACAGATAATAAATGATGAAACTGGTGAGACTTTAGTATCTGCATCCACCCTCGAAACGGAAATCAAACAGAAGGCAAATTCTAACTGCAATATAGAGGCGGCCAAAATGGTGGGAAGTAGAATTGCTGAGAAAGCTTTAGAAAAGGGAATAAATAAAGTAGTATTCGATAGAGGCGGATATATTTATCATGGAAAAGTAAAGGCATTAGCTGATGCAGCTAGAGAGAAAGGTCTAGATTTTTAG
- the rplE gene encoding 50S ribosomal protein L5 has product MPRLKDKYFNEIVPAMMKKFDYKNIMQVPKVEKIVINMRVGEAKENKKLLDSAVNDLTIISGQKPVVTKAKKSVSNFKIRQGMPIGTKVTLRKDRMYEFMDKLLNIVLPRVRDFRGVSRNSFDGRGNYSLGIKEQLIFPEINYDDIDKVRGMDIVFVTTAETDEESRELLEMMGMPFKKR; this is encoded by the coding sequence ATGCCGAGATTGAAAGATAAATACTTCAATGAAATTGTACCAGCAATGATGAAGAAATTTGATTACAAAAATATTATGCAGGTACCCAAAGTAGAAAAAATAGTTATAAACATGAGAGTGGGAGAAGCAAAAGAGAACAAGAAGTTGCTAGACTCTGCTGTTAATGATCTTACAATAATATCGGGTCAGAAGCCCGTAGTTACTAAGGCAAAGAAATCAGTATCAAATTTTAAAATTAGACAAGGTATGCCAATAGGGACTAAGGTTACCCTCAGGAAAGATAGAATGTATGAATTTATGGATAAACTATTAAATATCGTACTTCCAAGAGTGAGGGATTTCAGAGGGGTATCCAGAAATTCGTTTGATGGTAGAGGAAATTATTCTTTAGGTATAAAAGAGCAGCTTATATTTCCAGAAATAAATTATGATGATATAGATAAGGTAAGAGGTATGGATATAGTATTTGTTACTACTGCAGAAACAGACGAAGAATCCAGGGAACTTTTGGAAATGATGGGAATGCCCTTTAAAAAAAGATAA
- the rpsS gene encoding 30S ribosomal protein S19 — MGRSLKKGPYADEKLLKKINDMNKNKEKKVIKTWSRRSTIFPQMVGHTIAVYDGRKHVPVYITEDMVGHKLGEFASTRTFRGHGAHIEKSTALK, encoded by the coding sequence ATGGGTAGATCTTTAAAAAAAGGACCATATGCTGATGAAAAATTATTAAAAAAGATAAATGATATGAACAAAAATAAAGAAAAGAAAGTTATAAAGACTTGGTCGAGAAGATCGACAATATTTCCACAAATGGTGGGGCATACAATTGCAGTATATGACGGAAGAAAACACGTTCCTGTTTATATAACTGAGGATATGGTAGGGCATAAATTAGGAGAATTTGCTTCTACAAGAACATTTAGAGGACACGGGGCACATATTGAAAAGTCAACCGCATTAAAATAA
- the rpmC gene encoding 50S ribosomal protein L29 gives MKASKWREMSNQELQQKVDDYKSELFNLRFQLATGQLENPMRIKEVKKDIARIKTILRERELKEAAEI, from the coding sequence ATGAAAGCTAGCAAATGGAGAGAGATGAGCAATCAAGAATTGCAGCAGAAAGTAGATGACTATAAGAGCGAACTGTTTAATCTGAGATTTCAACTAGCTACAGGCCAGCTGGAAAACCCTATGAGGATAAAGGAAGTAAAGAAAGATATTGCTAGAATAAAGACTATATTGAGAGAGAGAGAACTGAAAGAGGCCGCTGAAATATAA
- the rpsC gene encoding 30S ribosomal protein S3, producing the protein MGQKVNPHGLRLGIIKDWDAKWYADDKDFADYLLEDNKIRKTLKEKLFHAGISKIEIERAANRVKVNIYTAKPGIVIGKGGSGIEKIKKDLDKLTDKKILINIVEVKSPETDAQLVAENIALQLEKRISFRRAMKQSMSRALRAGAKGIKTMCSGRLGGAEMARTEGYNEGTIPLQTLRADIDYGFAEANTTYGKIGVKVWIYKGEVLPNAKKDKKAEGGNK; encoded by the coding sequence ATGGGTCAGAAAGTTAATCCGCATGGTTTAAGACTGGGAATAATAAAAGATTGGGATGCTAAATGGTATGCAGATGATAAGGATTTTGCTGATTATCTGTTAGAAGACAATAAAATAAGAAAGACTTTAAAGGAAAAATTATTTCATGCAGGTATATCCAAGATAGAGATAGAAAGAGCTGCTAATAGGGTTAAAGTTAATATATATACTGCTAAGCCTGGAATAGTTATAGGTAAAGGTGGATCCGGGATTGAGAAAATAAAGAAGGATCTCGATAAACTTACAGATAAGAAGATTTTAATAAACATAGTAGAGGTTAAATCACCCGAGACAGACGCACAACTTGTAGCAGAAAATATTGCTTTACAATTGGAAAAGAGAATTTCATTTAGAAGAGCGATGAAACAATCTATGTCAAGGGCATTGAGGGCAGGAGCAAAAGGAATAAAGACAATGTGCTCAGGTAGATTAGGTGGCGCAGAAATGGCTAGAACAGAAGGTTATAATGAAGGAACTATACCTCTACAAACTTTAAGGGCAGATATAGATTATGGATTTGCTGAAGCTAATACAACATATGGGAAGATTGGAGTTAAAGTATGGATTTATAAAGGAGAAGTACTTCCGAATGCTAAGAAAGACAAAAAAGCGGAGGGAGGGAACAAATAA
- the rplP gene encoding 50S ribosomal protein L16: MLMPKRVKRRKVQRGRMKGSATKGNQITYGEYGLQAIEPSWINSNQIEAARVAMTRYVKRGGKVWIKIFPHKPVTKKPAETRMGKGKGTPEYWVAVVKPGRIMFEIAGVSEDSAREALRLASHKLPLRCKIVKRGELEGAGGEQNES; encoded by the coding sequence ATGTTAATGCCCAAGAGAGTTAAGAGAAGAAAAGTGCAGAGAGGGAGAATGAAAGGCTCTGCTACAAAAGGTAATCAGATAACATATGGAGAATATGGTCTTCAAGCAATTGAACCTTCATGGATAAACAGCAATCAAATCGAGGCTGCTAGGGTTGCTATGACTAGATATGTAAAGAGGGGTGGAAAAGTCTGGATAAAGATATTTCCCCATAAGCCTGTTACTAAAAAACCAGCTGAAACAAGAATGGGTAAAGGTAAAGGTACTCCCGAATACTGGGTTGCAGTTGTAAAACCCGGTAGAATAATGTTTGAAATTGCAGGGGTATCTGAGGATTCGGCCCGGGAAGCATTAAGACTTGCATCACATAAGCTACCGCTAAGATGTAAAATCGTTAAGCGAGGAGAATTAGAAGGAGCAGGTGGTGAACAAAATGAAAGCTAG
- the rplN gene encoding 50S ribosomal protein L14 — MIQVESRLKVADNSGAKELLCIKVLGGSGRKYANIGDQIVASVKHATPGGVVKKGEVIKAVIVRTKKGVRRTDGSYIKFDDNAAVIIDNQKQPKGTRIFGPVARELREKEYMKIISLAPEVL; from the coding sequence GTGATACAGGTAGAATCCAGGCTAAAGGTAGCTGATAATTCAGGTGCCAAAGAACTGTTGTGTATAAAAGTCCTTGGCGGATCAGGCAGGAAATATGCAAACATAGGAGATCAGATAGTTGCCAGCGTCAAGCATGCAACGCCAGGTGGTGTTGTTAAAAAAGGTGAAGTTATTAAAGCAGTGATTGTAAGGACAAAAAAAGGTGTACGAAGGACAGACGGTTCATATATAAAGTTTGATGATAATGCGGCGGTTATTATAGACAACCAAAAACAACCCAAGGGAACCAGAATTTTTGGTCCGGTTGCTAGAGAATTGAGAGAAAAGGAATATATGAAAATTATATCCTTAGCACCTGAAGTGTTATGA
- the rplX gene encoding 50S ribosomal protein L24, protein MANKLHLKTGDTVMIISGKDKGKTGKVLRALPKEGKILVEGVNMISKHQKPSAKMQEGGIIHKEAPIYSSKAMLVCSNCKKPTRRAYSILEDGTKVRICKKCGETFNN, encoded by the coding sequence ATGGCTAATAAGTTGCACTTAAAAACAGGCGATACAGTGATGATAATATCGGGTAAGGATAAGGGGAAGACAGGCAAGGTATTGCGTGCATTGCCTAAAGAAGGCAAGATATTGGTAGAAGGTGTGAATATGATATCCAAGCATCAAAAACCCAGTGCAAAAATGCAAGAAGGCGGTATTATACACAAAGAGGCACCCATATATAGCTCAAAGGCTATGTTGGTTTGTTCAAACTGTAAAAAGCCAACAAGAAGAGCTTATAGTATATTGGAGGACGGAACAAAAGTAAGGATATGTAAAAAATGTGGCGAGACCTTTAATAACTAG
- the rplF gene encoding 50S ribosomal protein L6 yields the protein MSRIGNLPIDLPDKVQASIDKNIITIKGPKGEIRQEFHRDMQIDIDDKQIVIKRPAEDKMHKAIHGLTRSLINNMVLGVTNGFERVLEINGVGYRAQKQGKKLVLNVGYSHPVEFEETDEIQFDVPQNNKIIVKGIDKQKVGAVAATIRGVRPPEPYKGKGIKYQEERIRRKEGKAAK from the coding sequence ATGTCAAGAATAGGGAATCTACCTATTGATTTACCTGATAAGGTCCAAGCGTCAATAGATAAAAATATCATCACAATAAAGGGGCCTAAAGGTGAAATAAGACAGGAATTCCATAGAGATATGCAGATTGATATAGATGACAAACAAATAGTTATAAAAAGACCTGCCGAGGACAAGATGCATAAGGCGATTCACGGTTTGACAAGGTCATTGATAAACAATATGGTTTTAGGCGTCACAAACGGCTTCGAACGAGTTCTTGAAATAAATGGTGTCGGGTATAGGGCACAAAAACAGGGCAAAAAATTGGTTTTGAACGTTGGCTATTCACATCCTGTGGAGTTTGAAGAAACGGATGAAATTCAATTTGATGTTCCACAAAACAATAAGATTATTGTAAAAGGAATAGATAAGCAAAAAGTCGGAGCGGTTGCTGCTACAATAAGAGGAGTGAGACCACCTGAACCTTACAAAGGTAAAGGAATTAAATATCAAGAAGAAAGAATAAGGAGAAAAGAAGGTAAAGCAGCTAAGTAG